The proteins below come from a single Podarcis muralis chromosome 8, rPodMur119.hap1.1, whole genome shotgun sequence genomic window:
- the RETREG1 gene encoding reticulophagy regulator 1 isoform X2 — MSESEDLGPSESWEVIDSKSEYRIRLNQCMEEAMMSFFVFLQEMSHFKEQNPGKFCLLVCSVCTFFTILGSYIPGVVLSYLLLLCAFLCPLFKCNEFGQKVYSNIKPLLLKLDFGVWDYINQKLRERAEIIRTKLADDNSELDVSALCPKVSPTVVAREMSVSDTDISEVSWTDNGTFNLSEGNTPQTDTSDDFDRHEEAFAKDLAEFPSVENGAGTNDDDDSSIGIPVRQERKKDHLSTTSDCRTRQDKEGHSAAFLSLPLISDPAFSLVRAVAGDVVTSVVSAAVRDQLQSVQGDPNLSEETDTEEGDDFELLDQSELEQIESELGLTKGQEAEPQEKKSLGFLSNLLGGH, encoded by the exons ATGTCGGAAAGTGAGGACCTTGGACCGAGCGAAAG CTGGGAAGTCATTGATTCCAAGTCTGAATACAGGATCAGGCTGAACCAGTGCATGGAAGAAGCAATGATGAGTTTCTTTGTCTTTCTCCAAGAAATGTCTCACTTCAAAGAGCAGAACCCAGGCAAG TTTTGCCTCCTGGTCTGCAGTGTGTGCACATTCTTCACAATCTTAGGAAGTTACATTCCTGGAGTTGTACTCTCTTACCTTCTAT TACTATGTGCCTTCTTGTGCCCACTCTTCAAATGCAATGAATTTGGGCAGAAAGTATATAGCAACATTAAGCCGCTTCTGCTGAAACTGGACTTTGGCGTTTGGGACTATATCAAccaaaaattgagagagagagctg AAATTATAAGAACAAAGTTGGCAGATGACAACAGTGAACTAGATGTATCAGCCTTGTGTCCTAAG gttAGCCCTACAGTTGTGGCCAGAGAGATGTCTGTATCAGATACTGATATATCGGAGGTATCTTGGACTGACAATGGGACTTTCAATCTTTCTGAGGGCAACACTCCACAAACAGACACATCTGATG ATTTTGATCGCCACGAGGAAGCTTTCGCAAAAGATCTCGCAGAATTTCCATCCGTGGAAAACGGTGCAGGAACAAATGATGACGACGATTCAAGCATTGGCATCCCTGTCCGTCAAGAGAGAAAAAAGGACCATCTCTCTACCACATCAGATTGCCGTACCAGGCAGGATAAGGAGGGGCACTCTGCAGCATTCCTTTCCTTGCCATTGATCAGCGACCCGGCTTTCAGCTTAGTAAGAGCAGTTGCCGGAGATGTTGTTACGTCGGTGGTGTCCGCAGCTGTCAGAGACCAGTTGCAGTCTGTGCAAGGCGACCCAAACTTAAGCGAAGAGACAGACACAGAGGAAGGCGACGATTTTGAACTGCTTGACCAGTCAGAGCTTGAGCAGATAGAAAGCGAACTGGGGCTCACCAAAGGCCAAGAGGCAGAACCACAAGAAAAGAAGTCTTTAGGCTTCCTCTCAAACCTGCTTGGGGGCCATTAA